A single Eleginops maclovinus isolate JMC-PN-2008 ecotype Puerto Natales chromosome 5, JC_Emac_rtc_rv5, whole genome shotgun sequence DNA region contains:
- the LOC134864110 gene encoding heterogeneous nuclear ribonucleoprotein L-like isoform X2, which yields MEEDREDRSGGDGGGYPRAAKRLRTEEEAGGEELEDGEDESEKAVESSVTTDTRSRRTGGKSGVDDTHCIPPSPVVHVRGLCDAVVEADLVEALDKFGNICYVMMMPFKRQALVEFDSVESAERCVSSGNREAVCIAEQQAFFNFSTSQRITRPTNADDPSSGNKVLLLSVQNPLYPITTDVLYTVCNPIVNVLRIVIFKRNGIQAMVEFESVEDAQKAKLALNGADIYAGCCTLKIEYARPNRLNVVRNDNSSWDYTKPFLLQRERGKGRQRQAILGEHPSNGYGPHCPLLPLPANSRYRRSSEEVHDMITYPLLHHKTSSSSSYMGHPASSSVAMVSGLHPAKMNCGHIFNIFCLYGNVEKVKFMKSVAGTALVEMGDEYAVDRAVTHLNSLKVFGKKLNVCVSKQQAVIPSQVFELTDGSSSYQDFSLTRNNRFSSSQSSRNIIQPPAAVLHFYNAPPTLTEHQLQKLCTEHNVPIFIKFKIFDAKPLRLCLVCWSLTVKLKLWKL from the exons atggaggaggacagagaagaCAGATCCgggggagatggaggaggataTCCCCGGGCAGCCAAGCGGCTCCGCACGGAAGAGGAGGCCGGcggagaggagctggaggacgGGGAGGATGAATCTGAGAAGGCGGTGGAGAGCAGCGTTACCACAGACACCAGGAGCAGGAGGACCGGAGGAAAG AGCGGTGTGGACGACACTCACTGTATCCCCCCCTCCCCGGTGGTTCACGTCCGAGGGCTCTGTGACGCCGTGGTGGAGGCCGATCTGGTGGAGGCGCTTGACAAGTTTGGCAACATCTG TTACGTGATGATGATGCCGTTTAAGCGCCAGGCTCTGGTGGAGTTCGACAGCGTGGAGAGTGCGGAGCGCTGCGTGTCGAGTGGAAATCGTGAAGCCGTGTGCATCGCCGAGCAGCAGGCCTTCTTCAACTTCTCCACCAGCCAGAGGATCACCAGACCCACCAACGCAGACGACCCCAGCAGCGGAAACAAAGTCCTGCTGCTCTCCGTCCAGAACCCGCTGTACCCCATCACCACC GATGTCCTGTACACCGTCTGCAACCCGATCGTTAACGTCCTGCGCATCGTCATCTTCAAACGCAACGGCATCCAGGCCATGGTGGA ATTTGAGTCAGTGGAGGACGCTCAGAAGGCCAAACTGGCTCTGAACGGGGCCGACATCTACGCCGGCTGCTGCACACTCAAGATCGAGTACGCTcgg CCCAACAGACTGAACGTCGTCCGCAATGACAACAGCAGCTGGGATTACACCAAGCCCTTCCTCCTGCAGCGag agcgGGGAAAAGGGAGGCAACGACAGGCCATCCTGGGAGAGCACCCATCCAACGGCTATG gCCCGCACTGCCCCCTGCTGCCTCTGCCGGCCAACAGCAGGTACAGGAGGAGCAGTGAGGAGGTGCACGACATGATAACCTACCCGCTGCTACACCATAagacctcctcttcctcctcctacATGGGCCACCCCGCCTCCAGCTCAGTGGCCATGGTGAGCGGCCTCCATCCTGCAAAGATGAACTGCGGCCACATCTTCAACATCTTCTGTCTTTATGGCAACGTGGAGAAG GTGAAGTTCATGAAGAGTGTTGCGGGCACGGCGTTGGTGGAGATGGGGGATGAGTACGCTGTGGATCGAGCCGTGACTCACCTCAACAGCCTCAAAGTGTTTGGCAAAAAACTCAACGTCTG TGTGTCCAAACAGCAGGCGGTGATTCCCAGTCAGGTGTTTGAGCTGACTGACGGCAGCAGCAGCTACCAGGACTTCAGTCTGACCAGAAACAACCGCTTCAGCAGCTCCCAGAGCAGCAGGAACATCATCCAGCCGCCAGCCGCCGTCCTGCACTTCTATAATGCCCCGCCCACCCTCACCGAACACCAGCTGCAGAAG CTCTGTACTGAACACAACGTTCCCATCTTCATCAAGTTCAAGATCTTCGATGCGAAAC CTCTAAGACTCTGTCTGGTCTGCTGGAGTTTGACAGTAAAACTGAAGCTGTGGAAGCTCTGA
- the LOC134864097 gene encoding atlastin-2-like isoform X2 produces the protein MAAEESRLKQRNHKNSIFKEGDHGFKSDTSPMRCEEESDLLKEEELDVARPVQIVVADEEEHSFSLQEEALERLLLKEEVQDLNVVVVSVAGAFRKGKSFLLDFMLRYMYTQSESWVGTEEEPLTGFSWRGGCERETTGILAWSEVFVVKKPDGCKVAVLLIDTQGAFDSQSTIKDCATLFALSTMTSSVMVYNLSQNVQEDDLQHLQLFTEYGRLAMEEVYEKPFQSLMFLIRDWSYPYEHPYGLEGGQSFLEKRLQVKQNQHEELQNVRKHIHSCFSNIGCFLLPHPGLKVATNPHFDGRLRDIDDEFKKELVNLVPTLLSPENLVEKEIGGVKITCRDLLQYFKAYMKIYQGEELPHPKSMLQATAEANNLAAVAGAKDLYNKGMEQVCGGDKPYINPAELERRHLELRQASVKHFRGVKKMGGEEFCRRYQEQLEAELDETYSNFSKHNDGKNIFFAARTPATLFAVMFIMYVVSMVTGFVGINSVAVLCNLVMGVALTALCIWAYAKYSGEFREVGGVIDQVAETLWEQRTPRKVFSKLFEVARSRVPLGSLIPAPRPRLASNNNVKKKN, from the exons ATGGCGGCGGAGGAGAGCAGGTTGAAGCAGCGGAATCACAAAAACAGCATCTTCAAAGAAG GTGACCACGGGTTTAAATCTGACACTTCCCCCATGAGGTGTGAGGAAGAGTCCGACCTGCTGAAGGAGGAAGAGCTGGACGTAGCCAGGCCGGTGCAGATCGTGGTGGCGGATGAGGAGGAGCACTCGTtctccctgcaggaggaggcaCTGGAGCGGCTGCTGCTGAAGGAGGAGGTGCAGGACCTCAACGTGGTCGTCGTCTCCGTGGCCGGAGCTTTCCGCAAGGGGAAGTCCTTCCTGCTGGACTTCATGCTGCGCTACATGTACACACAG TCGGAGTCGTGGGTCGGCACTGAGGAGGAGCCTCTGACCGGCTTCTCCTGGCGGGGGGGCTGTGAGCGGGAGACCACCGGCATCCTGGCCTGGAGCGAGGTGTTCGTGGTGAAGAAACCAGACGGCTGCAAG gtCGCAGTTCTACTAATCGACACACAGGGGGCGTTTGACAGTCAGTCCACCATCAAAGACTGTGCCACACTGTTCGCTCTCAGCACCATGACCAGCTCTGTTATG gtgTACAACCTGTCCCAGAATGTCCAGGAGGACGACCTCCAGCACCTCCAG ctcttcacTGAGTACGGGCGGCTCGCCATGGAGGAAGTGTATGAGAAACCGTTTCAG AGTCTGATGTTCCTGATCAGAGACTGGAGCTACCCCTACGAGCATCCGTACGGCCTGGAGGGAGGACAGAGCTTCCTGGAGAAGCGTCTGCAG GTGAAGCAGAACCAACACGAGGAGCTGCAGAACGTCCGGAAACACATCCACTCGTGCTTCTCCAACATCGGCTGCTTCCTGCTGCCGCACCCCGGCCTCAAGGTGGCCACCAACCCTCACTTTGACGGACGGCTCagag ATATCGACGATGAGTTTAAGAAGGAGCTGGTGAACCTCGTCCCAACGTTGCTCTCTCCAGAGAACCTGGTGGAGAAGGAGATCGGCGGAGTGAAAATCACCTGCAGAGACCTGCTGCAATACTTCAAA GCTTATATGAAGATCTACCAGGGAGAGGAGCTTCCTCACCCCAAGTCAATGCTGCAG GCAACAGCTGAAGCTAATAACCTTGCGGCTGTAGCAGGAGCCAAAGACCTGTACAACAAAGGCATGGAGCAG GTCTGCGGCGGAGACAAACCCTACATCAACCCGGCGGAGCTGGAGCGCCGTCACCTGGAGCTCCGGCAGGCGTCGGTGAAACACTTCCGCGGCGTTAAGAAGATGGGCGGCGAGGAGTTCTGCCGGCGCTACCAGGAGCAGCTGGAGGCGGAGCTGGACGAGACATACAGCAACTTCAGCAAACACAACGACGGCAAGAACATCTTCTTTGCCGCGCGGACGCCCGCCACGCTGTTCGCCGTCATGTTCATCATGTACGTGGTGTCGATGGTCACGGGCTTCGTGGGCATCAACTCCGTGGCAGTGCTGTGCAACCTGGTGATGGGCGTGGCTCTGACGGCGCTCTGCATCTGGGCGTACGCGAAATACTCCGGAGAGTTCCGTGAGGTCGGGGGAGTTATCGACCAGGTGGCTGAAACCCTCTGGGAACAG AGGACTCCAAGAAAG gttTTCTCCAAACTCTTCGAAGTGGCTCGGAGTCGAGTCCCGTTAGGAAGTCTTATCCCGGCCCCTCGGCCCCGGCTCGCCTCAAACAACAACGTGAAGAAGAAAAACTAG
- the LOC134864097 gene encoding atlastin-2-like isoform X1 yields MAAEESRLKQRNHKNSIFKEGDHGFKSDTSPMRCEEESDLLKEEELDVARPVQIVVADEEEHSFSLQEEALERLLLKEEVQDLNVVVVSVAGAFRKGKSFLLDFMLRYMYTQSESWVGTEEEPLTGFSWRGGCERETTGILAWSEVFVVKKPDGCKVAVLLIDTQGAFDSQSTIKDCATLFALSTMTSSVMVYNLSQNVQEDDLQHLQLFTEYGRLAMEEVYEKPFQSLMFLIRDWSYPYEHPYGLEGGQSFLEKRLQVKQNQHEELQNVRKHIHSCFSNIGCFLLPHPGLKVATNPHFDGRLRDIDDEFKKELVNLVPTLLSPENLVEKEIGGVKITCRDLLQYFKAYMKIYQGEELPHPKSMLQATAEANNLAAVAGAKDLYNKGMEQVCGGDKPYINPAELERRHLELRQASVKHFRGVKKMGGEEFCRRYQEQLEAELDETYSNFSKHNDGKNIFFAARTPATLFAVMFIMYVVSMVTGFVGINSVAVLCNLVMGVALTALCIWAYAKYSGEFREVGGVIDQVAETLWEQRTPRKVCFTSCIGCYIWSIFSTRPFQIFLTRSQVASLNVSELHNASFSTGALLLSPGNANWITIVDEIKAALCQVSHR; encoded by the exons ATGGCGGCGGAGGAGAGCAGGTTGAAGCAGCGGAATCACAAAAACAGCATCTTCAAAGAAG GTGACCACGGGTTTAAATCTGACACTTCCCCCATGAGGTGTGAGGAAGAGTCCGACCTGCTGAAGGAGGAAGAGCTGGACGTAGCCAGGCCGGTGCAGATCGTGGTGGCGGATGAGGAGGAGCACTCGTtctccctgcaggaggaggcaCTGGAGCGGCTGCTGCTGAAGGAGGAGGTGCAGGACCTCAACGTGGTCGTCGTCTCCGTGGCCGGAGCTTTCCGCAAGGGGAAGTCCTTCCTGCTGGACTTCATGCTGCGCTACATGTACACACAG TCGGAGTCGTGGGTCGGCACTGAGGAGGAGCCTCTGACCGGCTTCTCCTGGCGGGGGGGCTGTGAGCGGGAGACCACCGGCATCCTGGCCTGGAGCGAGGTGTTCGTGGTGAAGAAACCAGACGGCTGCAAG gtCGCAGTTCTACTAATCGACACACAGGGGGCGTTTGACAGTCAGTCCACCATCAAAGACTGTGCCACACTGTTCGCTCTCAGCACCATGACCAGCTCTGTTATG gtgTACAACCTGTCCCAGAATGTCCAGGAGGACGACCTCCAGCACCTCCAG ctcttcacTGAGTACGGGCGGCTCGCCATGGAGGAAGTGTATGAGAAACCGTTTCAG AGTCTGATGTTCCTGATCAGAGACTGGAGCTACCCCTACGAGCATCCGTACGGCCTGGAGGGAGGACAGAGCTTCCTGGAGAAGCGTCTGCAG GTGAAGCAGAACCAACACGAGGAGCTGCAGAACGTCCGGAAACACATCCACTCGTGCTTCTCCAACATCGGCTGCTTCCTGCTGCCGCACCCCGGCCTCAAGGTGGCCACCAACCCTCACTTTGACGGACGGCTCagag ATATCGACGATGAGTTTAAGAAGGAGCTGGTGAACCTCGTCCCAACGTTGCTCTCTCCAGAGAACCTGGTGGAGAAGGAGATCGGCGGAGTGAAAATCACCTGCAGAGACCTGCTGCAATACTTCAAA GCTTATATGAAGATCTACCAGGGAGAGGAGCTTCCTCACCCCAAGTCAATGCTGCAG GCAACAGCTGAAGCTAATAACCTTGCGGCTGTAGCAGGAGCCAAAGACCTGTACAACAAAGGCATGGAGCAG GTCTGCGGCGGAGACAAACCCTACATCAACCCGGCGGAGCTGGAGCGCCGTCACCTGGAGCTCCGGCAGGCGTCGGTGAAACACTTCCGCGGCGTTAAGAAGATGGGCGGCGAGGAGTTCTGCCGGCGCTACCAGGAGCAGCTGGAGGCGGAGCTGGACGAGACATACAGCAACTTCAGCAAACACAACGACGGCAAGAACATCTTCTTTGCCGCGCGGACGCCCGCCACGCTGTTCGCCGTCATGTTCATCATGTACGTGGTGTCGATGGTCACGGGCTTCGTGGGCATCAACTCCGTGGCAGTGCTGTGCAACCTGGTGATGGGCGTGGCTCTGACGGCGCTCTGCATCTGGGCGTACGCGAAATACTCCGGAGAGTTCCGTGAGGTCGGGGGAGTTATCGACCAGGTGGCTGAAACCCTCTGGGAACAG AGGACTCCAAGAAAGGTatgtttcacttcctgtatAGGCTGCTACATTTGGTCCATTTTCAGCACGAGGCCATTTCAGATTTTCCTCACGAGATCACAAGTAGCTTCGTTGAATGTGAGCGAGCTACATAACGCCTCCTTTTCAACAGGTGCTCTTTTATTGTCCCCTGGAAATGCAAATTGGATAACCATAGTTGACGAAATTAAGGCAGCTTTATGCCAGGTTTCCCACAGATGA
- the LOC134864110 gene encoding heterogeneous nuclear ribonucleoprotein L-like isoform X1 — MEEDREDRSGGDGGGYPRAAKRLRTEEEAGGEELEDGEDESEKAVESSVTTDTRSRRTGGKSGVDDTHCIPPSPVVHVRGLCDAVVEADLVEALDKFGNICYVMMMPFKRQALVEFDSVESAERCVSSGNREAVCIAEQQAFFNFSTSQRITRPTNADDPSSGNKVLLLSVQNPLYPITTDVLYTVCNPIVNVLRIVIFKRNGIQAMVEFESVEDAQKAKLALNGADIYAGCCTLKIEYARPNRLNVVRNDNSSWDYTKPFLLQRERGKGRQRQAILGEHPSNGYGPHCPLLPLPANSRYRRSSEEVHDMITYPLLHHKTSSSSSYMGHPASSSVAMVSGLHPAKMNCGHIFNIFCLYGNVEKVKFMKSVAGTALVEMGDEYAVDRAVTHLNSLKVFGKKLNVCVSKQQAVIPSQVFELTDGSSSYQDFSLTRNNRFSSSQSSRNIIQPPAAVLHFYNAPPTLTEHQLQKLCTEHNVPIFIKFKIFDAKPSSKTLSGLLEFDSKTEAVEALTVLNHHQIRIPNSSNPFTLKLCFSTSSHL; from the exons atggaggaggacagagaagaCAGATCCgggggagatggaggaggataTCCCCGGGCAGCCAAGCGGCTCCGCACGGAAGAGGAGGCCGGcggagaggagctggaggacgGGGAGGATGAATCTGAGAAGGCGGTGGAGAGCAGCGTTACCACAGACACCAGGAGCAGGAGGACCGGAGGAAAG AGCGGTGTGGACGACACTCACTGTATCCCCCCCTCCCCGGTGGTTCACGTCCGAGGGCTCTGTGACGCCGTGGTGGAGGCCGATCTGGTGGAGGCGCTTGACAAGTTTGGCAACATCTG TTACGTGATGATGATGCCGTTTAAGCGCCAGGCTCTGGTGGAGTTCGACAGCGTGGAGAGTGCGGAGCGCTGCGTGTCGAGTGGAAATCGTGAAGCCGTGTGCATCGCCGAGCAGCAGGCCTTCTTCAACTTCTCCACCAGCCAGAGGATCACCAGACCCACCAACGCAGACGACCCCAGCAGCGGAAACAAAGTCCTGCTGCTCTCCGTCCAGAACCCGCTGTACCCCATCACCACC GATGTCCTGTACACCGTCTGCAACCCGATCGTTAACGTCCTGCGCATCGTCATCTTCAAACGCAACGGCATCCAGGCCATGGTGGA ATTTGAGTCAGTGGAGGACGCTCAGAAGGCCAAACTGGCTCTGAACGGGGCCGACATCTACGCCGGCTGCTGCACACTCAAGATCGAGTACGCTcgg CCCAACAGACTGAACGTCGTCCGCAATGACAACAGCAGCTGGGATTACACCAAGCCCTTCCTCCTGCAGCGag agcgGGGAAAAGGGAGGCAACGACAGGCCATCCTGGGAGAGCACCCATCCAACGGCTATG gCCCGCACTGCCCCCTGCTGCCTCTGCCGGCCAACAGCAGGTACAGGAGGAGCAGTGAGGAGGTGCACGACATGATAACCTACCCGCTGCTACACCATAagacctcctcttcctcctcctacATGGGCCACCCCGCCTCCAGCTCAGTGGCCATGGTGAGCGGCCTCCATCCTGCAAAGATGAACTGCGGCCACATCTTCAACATCTTCTGTCTTTATGGCAACGTGGAGAAG GTGAAGTTCATGAAGAGTGTTGCGGGCACGGCGTTGGTGGAGATGGGGGATGAGTACGCTGTGGATCGAGCCGTGACTCACCTCAACAGCCTCAAAGTGTTTGGCAAAAAACTCAACGTCTG TGTGTCCAAACAGCAGGCGGTGATTCCCAGTCAGGTGTTTGAGCTGACTGACGGCAGCAGCAGCTACCAGGACTTCAGTCTGACCAGAAACAACCGCTTCAGCAGCTCCCAGAGCAGCAGGAACATCATCCAGCCGCCAGCCGCCGTCCTGCACTTCTATAATGCCCCGCCCACCCTCACCGAACACCAGCTGCAGAAG CTCTGTACTGAACACAACGTTCCCATCTTCATCAAGTTCAAGATCTTCGATGCGAAAC CTAGCTCTAAGACTCTGTCTGGTCTGCTGGAGTTTGACAGTAAAACTGAAGCTGTGGAAGCTCTGACCGTCCTCAACCATCACCAAATCAGAATACCAA ACAGCTCCAACCCCTTCACCCTGAAACTCtgcttctccacctcctcccatCTGTGA
- the LOC134864097 gene encoding atlastin-2-like isoform X3: MAAEESRLKQRNHKNSIFKEGDHGFKSDTSPMRCEEESDLLKEEELDVARPVQIVVADEEEHSFSLQEEALERLLLKEEVQDLNVVVVSVAGAFRKGKSFLLDFMLRYMYTQSESWVGTEEEPLTGFSWRGGCERETTGILAWSEVFVVKKPDGCKVAVLLIDTQGAFDSQSTIKDCATLFALSTMTSSVMVYNLSQNVQEDDLQHLQLFTEYGRLAMEEVYEKPFQSLMFLIRDWSYPYEHPYGLEGGQSFLEKRLQVKQNQHEELQNVRKHIHSCFSNIGCFLLPHPGLKVATNPHFDGRLRDIDDEFKKELVNLVPTLLSPENLVEKEIGGVKITCRDLLQYFKAYMKIYQGEELPHPKSMLQATAEANNLAAVAGAKDLYNKGMEQVCGGDKPYINPAELERRHLELRQASVKHFRGVKKMGGEEFCRRYQEQLEAELDETYSNFSKHNDGKNIFFAARTPATLFAVMFIMYVVSMVTGFVGINSVAVLCNLVMGVALTALCIWAYAKYSGEFREVGGVIDQVAETLWEQVFSKLFEVARSRVPLGSLIPAPRPRLASNNNVKKKN, translated from the exons ATGGCGGCGGAGGAGAGCAGGTTGAAGCAGCGGAATCACAAAAACAGCATCTTCAAAGAAG GTGACCACGGGTTTAAATCTGACACTTCCCCCATGAGGTGTGAGGAAGAGTCCGACCTGCTGAAGGAGGAAGAGCTGGACGTAGCCAGGCCGGTGCAGATCGTGGTGGCGGATGAGGAGGAGCACTCGTtctccctgcaggaggaggcaCTGGAGCGGCTGCTGCTGAAGGAGGAGGTGCAGGACCTCAACGTGGTCGTCGTCTCCGTGGCCGGAGCTTTCCGCAAGGGGAAGTCCTTCCTGCTGGACTTCATGCTGCGCTACATGTACACACAG TCGGAGTCGTGGGTCGGCACTGAGGAGGAGCCTCTGACCGGCTTCTCCTGGCGGGGGGGCTGTGAGCGGGAGACCACCGGCATCCTGGCCTGGAGCGAGGTGTTCGTGGTGAAGAAACCAGACGGCTGCAAG gtCGCAGTTCTACTAATCGACACACAGGGGGCGTTTGACAGTCAGTCCACCATCAAAGACTGTGCCACACTGTTCGCTCTCAGCACCATGACCAGCTCTGTTATG gtgTACAACCTGTCCCAGAATGTCCAGGAGGACGACCTCCAGCACCTCCAG ctcttcacTGAGTACGGGCGGCTCGCCATGGAGGAAGTGTATGAGAAACCGTTTCAG AGTCTGATGTTCCTGATCAGAGACTGGAGCTACCCCTACGAGCATCCGTACGGCCTGGAGGGAGGACAGAGCTTCCTGGAGAAGCGTCTGCAG GTGAAGCAGAACCAACACGAGGAGCTGCAGAACGTCCGGAAACACATCCACTCGTGCTTCTCCAACATCGGCTGCTTCCTGCTGCCGCACCCCGGCCTCAAGGTGGCCACCAACCCTCACTTTGACGGACGGCTCagag ATATCGACGATGAGTTTAAGAAGGAGCTGGTGAACCTCGTCCCAACGTTGCTCTCTCCAGAGAACCTGGTGGAGAAGGAGATCGGCGGAGTGAAAATCACCTGCAGAGACCTGCTGCAATACTTCAAA GCTTATATGAAGATCTACCAGGGAGAGGAGCTTCCTCACCCCAAGTCAATGCTGCAG GCAACAGCTGAAGCTAATAACCTTGCGGCTGTAGCAGGAGCCAAAGACCTGTACAACAAAGGCATGGAGCAG GTCTGCGGCGGAGACAAACCCTACATCAACCCGGCGGAGCTGGAGCGCCGTCACCTGGAGCTCCGGCAGGCGTCGGTGAAACACTTCCGCGGCGTTAAGAAGATGGGCGGCGAGGAGTTCTGCCGGCGCTACCAGGAGCAGCTGGAGGCGGAGCTGGACGAGACATACAGCAACTTCAGCAAACACAACGACGGCAAGAACATCTTCTTTGCCGCGCGGACGCCCGCCACGCTGTTCGCCGTCATGTTCATCATGTACGTGGTGTCGATGGTCACGGGCTTCGTGGGCATCAACTCCGTGGCAGTGCTGTGCAACCTGGTGATGGGCGTGGCTCTGACGGCGCTCTGCATCTGGGCGTACGCGAAATACTCCGGAGAGTTCCGTGAGGTCGGGGGAGTTATCGACCAGGTGGCTGAAACCCTCTGGGAACAG gttTTCTCCAAACTCTTCGAAGTGGCTCGGAGTCGAGTCCCGTTAGGAAGTCTTATCCCGGCCCCTCGGCCCCGGCTCGCCTCAAACAACAACGTGAAGAAGAAAAACTAG